TTCCGCATCAATAAAGTCCAGATAAGGCAAATATTGGAATGGCAGCTTATAGTTCAATTGTGCTCTGTGATTATACAATACCGGTCTACCCGCTCTGAATACATTCCCGAAAATCGCTTTATTATTCATCGTATTTACGTCAATGTTATCGTTAAGCGTTCTGGTTGCTGAATTAATCTCCAGTTTTAATGATTTTGTAAAATTGAATCCTAAACCATATTGCCATCCGAAGTAGAAGTTTCTATTTCTGATCGCTTCCATGTCTCCTGCGGTATTCCCTCCTAAAATAGCTTCAATATTTCTAAATTCAAGTTCGTTATAGTTTCTATCAACCTCTGTTCTGAAAGATAATCTTGTTGGAATAGGATTGATATTAAATTCTTTTACCCATCTCAGGTATTTAGTAGACTTAGCAGTATCACTAATCATTTTATTGAAAGGTTTAATTACCCATGGTTTGAAAGTATAGTTGTAATCAACATACCCTCTCAGATACTGTCTGTAATTTCTCTTTGTATAAATATCTCTGAAATAATCATCATTATATACCGCAGTTACTGAAACGTTTTCGATATCATAGAACTTAGGCTTTTTATTCTGATTGACTCTTTCTTTACGCATATTAACAACTCCAATACTTCTTTGCTGCGTATATGTTCTTGCCACTTTTTTCAGTTGCTCTCTGTTTGGAGCCTTACTAAATTCAACATCCGTATCCAAAGGATTGTACTTCGGATCTTCTATTGTTTGTGAGTAAGAATAGTTCAATGGAATCTTTACCCCTGTTTTTTCCGGTAAAAGTTTATCAACATTAATTGCTGTATTGATACTGAACGCAGACTGAGTAGACTGATTTCTCTCTGCCGGCTTAGAATCAATATTTCCGAATCCTACTGAAGTATAAGAGGCATTGGTATTTACGGTTGCAAAATCTCCCAAGTTGAAATTTAAGCTTGCATTTCCTGCATATCCACCATCATTTTCAATTTCAGAAAGACGAATTTCATTAACCCATAAAATTCTATCTATAGGGACTCTTGATCCCCCTGCATTCTTAACACCAATCATGATGGTTGTAACATTTCCTAAGCTTGGACGTCCTTTGATATAAATTCTTTTTTGATTATCTCCTGCATCAAAAACTGGATCAAGATATCGCTCTGCTATTTTATTTGCATATGCTTTATCTCTTCTAATCTTCGCATCAACAAAATTCTGGATTTCAAGGTTCACTTCATTTTCCATTGGCCAGATTTCCATCGGAGCTGTTGCAGTAGTTGGAGTTAACTTTAGAGATGCTTCATACTCATAATAGTTATCTGTGGCATCATTCCCAAAACGAATAAAGAATTTGGTGTTATTATCCATTCCTACTATATTGTTTTTAGGTTCATGAGCATGTACAAAAAGCTTAAGTTTTTTATATCTTCTCATGTCTAGGGTAGTATTTTTAAATACCCCTTGTGATTTACCTGGTCTCAACTCATTAGCCTTCATATACAATGACGCCTCATTCTGTCTTTGTGCTCCTGCATTTCCACTTAATACCTGCCTGTCAATTCCAGGAGGCAATACATAAGGAGGTTGGTTAAGAGCATTCTCTTCTATATTCACACTTCCTACCTCAAGTTTACCAATTTCTGGATCTATTGTTACTCCTTCATCCGTTGCTGGATCTAATGCCTCATTAGAATAAGTAGCAAGACTTCTAGGATATTTTCTCCAATCTGATCTTACAAGATCCATTGTCCCGAATCTCAAAGTAGACGTGTTTTCAAATCCTGTAAGCATTAACCTTGCAAATCTTACATTATTAAGTACTGTTTCACTATGAGCTCCCTGCGTTTTATCAAAATTGGAAACCGGTATTCTGAAAAGGTACCATTTCACATCACCCGACTGCCCGTTCTGGAAAACAGCTTTTACGGTCTTAACATCAACAATATTATTTGATCCTAATGAAAGGCTGGCCTGATCTAATTTTATTGGATATTCATTATAACTTTCTATTTGATCCAGGTTATAATCTCTGTTAATATCTTCTGCGTCCGGAGTCTGTGAAGCCACATTCAATGAATTTGCTTCTGAGTTTCCATCAGGATTTCTGAAGTATTTATAACGCTCCACCAATGAAGCGGCCTGACTACCTGTAAATTTATCTGACAAATAGAATACAAAGTCATCCACTGCAGGGTCAACAATATTTGTTACCGGGTTTACAAAGGTATTCCCGAATCTCATTGCTTCCTGGTCTGAACTTAAACCGTCATATCCTACATCCTGCGCTTTTCTTCCATCTCCTTCAGTAGAGAAAGCATATAAAATAGGAGGTTGTTTTGGCTGTACTCCCCAATTGGAAGTTGTTGTATTAGATACTACTCCTGGTGCAGGAAGTCCATTTTCGTACAACATTTTCCCATCTTTAAGGATATCTTCAGATACATTTCCTAAGTGTAGTAATAATTTTGGATTATCTCCTAGCTTATTACCATCAGCATAAGGGTCCATCATCCAGAATTCAACATATTCAATATTTGAACTTACAAAGTTAGGCACACTGATAGGTCTCATAATTCCTCCCCATCTGCTAACCGCCGGCTCTGTTCCTGGATTCACGTTATAAGGTCCTCTTTCTTTAGGAAAAAAAGAGATATCTAAAGTATTGGTATAGGTTTGATCTCCGGCTACAAAATCTCTGTTATTATAAATTTCAGAGAGTAGTACCCTTCTTGATGCATGGTTGGATACCGATTGTGGTGTAATTCCTCCAGGAGCTCTCCCTCCAACTCCCCAGAATCTTGGGTCAATATTATACCATGATAATAACCCTCTTCCATAGCCGCTTGTTAAGTCATCACTTGTTGGCGGAATATTGAAAGGAGGTTCTGTATTTTTTTCTGGCCTTGAGGCTAAACTCCAGGCTGCAGGTTCCTTTAAAGATATTTTAGAAGTTGTCTGCTCGAAATCGTCAATATAAGACTGGCTGTTGGTTGCCTTATTCAATCCAGGTAGAAGATACGCAGCCTCCATTTTAAAGTTGATATTAGATGGAGCTTCAGTCTTTATCAGTGGAAGTTTATCTGTAAATCTTGTAAGATAAGGAGCCTGATTATTATACATCAAATTAATCCCTGCCATTGTATTATTTACAGCCTCCTGTCCGAAGTTTACCTTTTGGGTAAGTGGAGATTCTGAATAATTAATAACGGTTCCTCCTAAAATAAAGTTTTCATTAAATCTTCTTTCCAAATTCAATCCCAGGAATCTTTTTCTCTGAGTATTGAATGTAAGTTGGTTTTCTAAGGAAATATTAATGGCCTGGCCAGACTGTTTTACATTCTCATTGATGATGGTTACTGTACCAAGCATATAGTCTACGGTATAGTCTACCCCTTCGGAAAGCTGTACTCCATTTGCAGAAACTTTTACAGATCCTTGAGGTACGTTTACAGCACCTAGAGAAATACCTTGTCCCTGCACCCCTTTGTAACGACCTTCAATGGTATATCGTTGAGGAACTATGGTTTGACCATTCGTAGGCTTTATCTGATCATACAGATCATGGAAAACATATTGTGGGTCATTGGTTCCTAATACCTGTTGCATATAATCACCAAAAGGCTGCACCTTGGTAAAAATAATTCTTCCGGTTTCCGGTCTCACTGTAATTCCGTTAACAAAGTCAAAAACCCCGTCCCCTTTGGTACCATCTTTATTGTTCTGAATATCACCATTCATATTAAGGCGATCCCAGTTCAGTAATTTCAATAGATTGACATCTTTAACAGAAGTATCCGGAAGATAATTTACCTTCCCTCCGGTTTTCTGATCTCTATAATATACATTAAGAATAAACCCATCAGGAGATACCTGACCTGCATCTAAAGAATAAACGTTCTTCATCATCAGTTTCCACATTGGAGAAGATACATCTACACTGTTGTTCACTTTCAATACTTTAGTAATCAAAACCGGGCTTTCTTCTGAGAATTCTCCGACTTTGTATACTTTATTACTTCCATTTACCGTATATGAATAGGAAACAGCCAAAAGCTGCTGATCATTAAGCTTTTGATTCAATGAAATATATCCTAATTGTGGCTGGAATGTAAATTCATTAGCATTCAGCTTTCTTGCTTTGCT
This Chryseobacterium sp. G0162 DNA region includes the following protein-coding sequences:
- the sprA gene encoding cell surface protein SprA codes for the protein MSVSAFAQQAKDTTIIRKQYEIADPTRYEAYFDIKTGMYYVYPKIGNTITGPPTAMSPEEYKEYVLALQTRAYYKEKSEKYNLLFRKDKSDARKRGLIPSVMINNKLFETLFGGNKIEIIPSGYASIDFAGLYQKIDNPLILPQNRTSFTFDIDQRIQLGLLGKVGENLQLKANYDTQSGFAFENRMNLVWQAKGSWKDLQQKGLGNVDKPNEGGEDKIIKRVEFGNVNMPLSTSLIRGSQSLFGVKTEFQLGKTFGTVVLSQQQGEARNIVVQGGGVMNNFKVSANEYEENQHYFLGHYFLDKYDNALLNYPQINSTINITRLEVWVLDQGNSNLAYQKGIIGIRDLGEGGGVLPDNSVNNLYDDISAKAGTREAGKDYNGVYQGQVFGGSQPYINGEHFIFNSKARKLNANEFTFQPQLGYISLNQKLNDQQLLAVSYSYTVNGSNKVYKVGEFSEESPVLITKVLKVNNSVDVSSPMWKLMMKNVYSLDAGQVSPDGFILNVYYRDQKTGGKVNYLPDTSVKDVNLLKLLNWDRLNMNGDIQNNKDGTKGDGVFDFVNGITVRPETGRIIFTKVQPFGDYMQQVLGTNDPQYVFHDLYDQIKPTNGQTIVPQRYTIEGRYKGVQGQGISLGAVNVPQGSVKVSANGVQLSEGVDYTVDYMLGTVTIINENVKQSGQAINISLENQLTFNTQRKRFLGLNLERRFNENFILGGTVINYSESPLTQKVNFGQEAVNNTMAGINLMYNNQAPYLTRFTDKLPLIKTEAPSNINFKMEAAYLLPGLNKATNSQSYIDDFEQTTSKISLKEPAAWSLASRPEKNTEPPFNIPPTSDDLTSGYGRGLLSWYNIDPRFWGVGGRAPGGITPQSVSNHASRRVLLSEIYNNRDFVAGDQTYTNTLDISFFPKERGPYNVNPGTEPAVSRWGGIMRPISVPNFVSSNIEYVEFWMMDPYADGNKLGDNPKLLLHLGNVSEDILKDGKMLYENGLPAPGVVSNTTTSNWGVQPKQPPILYAFSTEGDGRKAQDVGYDGLSSDQEAMRFGNTFVNPVTNIVDPAVDDFVFYLSDKFTGSQAASLVERYKYFRNPDGNSEANSLNVASQTPDAEDINRDYNLDQIESYNEYPIKLDQASLSLGSNNIVDVKTVKAVFQNGQSGDVKWYLFRIPVSNFDKTQGAHSETVLNNVRFARLMLTGFENTSTLRFGTMDLVRSDWRKYPRSLATYSNEALDPATDEGVTIDPEIGKLEVGSVNIEENALNQPPYVLPPGIDRQVLSGNAGAQRQNEASLYMKANELRPGKSQGVFKNTTLDMRRYKKLKLFVHAHEPKNNIVGMDNNTKFFIRFGNDATDNYYEYEASLKLTPTTATAPMEIWPMENEVNLEIQNFVDAKIRRDKAYANKIAERYLDPVFDAGDNQKRIYIKGRPSLGNVTTIMIGVKNAGGSRVPIDRILWVNEIRLSEIENDGGYAGNASLNFNLGDFATVNTNASYTSVGFGNIDSKPAERNQSTQSAFSINTAINVDKLLPEKTGVKIPLNYSYSQTIEDPKYNPLDTDVEFSKAPNREQLKKVARTYTQQRSIGVVNMRKERVNQNKKPKFYDIENVSVTAVYNDDYFRDIYTKRNYRQYLRGYVDYNYTFKPWVIKPFNKMISDTAKSTKYLRWVKEFNINPIPTRLSFRTEVDRNYNELEFRNIEAILGGNTAGDMEAIRNRNFYFGWQYGLGFNFTKSLKLEINSATRTLNDNIDVNTMNNKAIFGNVFRAGRPVLYNHRAQLNYKLPFQYLPYLDFIDAEVGYGFTYNWNARSTALLSSPEGSLGSIGQNTNVIQATASADIPKFFGQFNYFKNINTKLQKRKQEMDSLNNVYTKQWEKNRYAYKKYKFKNKLTVLQSAAFFLTSFKQLDVSYTENNGTVLPGLLSAPNWYGSGQTLGGPTIGFLLGSQADIRRTVMENGWVSSSNYMTDAYVRMSTRELRANLQMMPMNDFRIDLNVLHNFNSNFSHSGFNYVNPGGVADPSFTFATDMITYSNSTMLISSSFKDGTAVYQAIRENAMKLSQQLGGPNAEIGNDGFAKHYSIANAYVLIPAFRAALEGKSVSPIGNPKKAGMPLPNWRITYSGLKNIPIISGQFTKFDILHGYTATYTATGIQSNIDYHSNPGGYYQTVDDAGTIKLNDGDKINPYTFAQVGYVESFSPLIGVDVTMRNNMQFGLQYNKNRMMVLGLVNHTLTEDSNSEYVVRLGYIVRNFRLGTANVRGRGTRGKGSDLNIRGDISLRDSKTSIMNILLNDSQITGGQRLLNIKLSADYNVSENLNLRVFYEQMTSKYKISTAFPLSTIRAGISATFTFGESGGGF